A region from the Rosa rugosa chromosome 6, drRosRugo1.1, whole genome shotgun sequence genome encodes:
- the LOC133717752 gene encoding probable L-gulonolactone oxidase 6, translating into MGMLGFYLRLDCLFVLLFLVCSTPPEDHIRCSSSNNTNCTIENAYGIFPDRTVCKARGVAYPTTEEELVSTVAYGTKYNIPMKAATRYAHSIPKLACPRGEEGLIISTKNLNRVVEINVEELTMTVESGATLRQVISEAAKVGLALPYAPYWWGLTIGGLLGTGAHGSTLWGKGSSVHDYVVGLRLVSPGGPEDGHVKVRSFGEGDKDINAAKVSLGVLGVISQVTLNLQPMFKRSITYLSKNDSDLGDQVLKFGKQHEFADILWYPSQHKAVYRVDDRVSNTSGNGLYDFLPFRATTSLALEVIRTAEENQESKSDADGKCSGAKLVTSGLLSSAYGLTNNGMIFTGYPVIGYQNRLQASGTCLDSLQDSRITACAWDLRIKGEFFHQTTFSISLSVAQSFIQDVQKLVEIEPKSLCGVEIYNGILMRYVTASTAYLGKQEDAIDFDITYYRSKDPMTPRLHEGILEEIEQLALFKYGALPHWGKNRNIAFAGVMKKYKNGKEFLRVKEVYDPVGLFSSEWSDQVLGIKGEVNLVMEGCALEGLCICSEDIHCAPSQAYFCRPGKVFRDARVCTP; encoded by the exons atgggAATGTTGGGTTTTTATCTTCGACTTGATTGTCTCTTCGTGTTATTATTCTTGGTGTGTTCTACTCCTCCAGAGGACCACATCAGGTGTTCATCATCAAACAACACAAACTGCACCATCGAAAACGCCTACGGCATTTTCCCCGATCGAACAGTCTGCAAAGCCAGAGGTGTAGCCTACCCTACTACTGAGGAAGAGCTCGTTTCAACAGTGGCCTATGGAACCAAGTACAACATCCCAATGAAGGCGGCAACTCGTTACGCCCACAGCATTCCCAAGCTGGCCTGTCCGCGCGGCGAAGAAGGGTTGATCATCAGCACCAAGAACCTCAACCGCGTGGTGGAGATCAACGTCGAAGAGCTGACGATGACGGTGGAGAGTGGCGCGACGCTTCGGCAGGTGATCAGTGAGGCGGCCAAGGTTGGCTTGGCCTTGCCGTACGCACCGTATTGGTGGGGGCTAACTATTGGTGGGTTGCTAGGAACTGGTGCGCATGGAAGCACATTATGGGGTAAGGGAAGCTCGGTTCATGATTATGTGGTGGGACTTAGGCTTGTGAGTCCAGGAGGGCCTGAAGATGGTCATGTCAAGGTGAGAAGTTTCGGTGAAGGTGATAAAGATATTAATGCAGCTAAGGTTTCACTTGGAGTCTTGGGAGTAATATCACAG GTTACTCTAAACCTACAACCCATGTTCAAGAGGTCCATCACGTATTTGAGCAAGAACGATTCTGACTTGGGAGATCAGGTGCTTAAGTTTGGCAAACAGCATGAGTTTGCGGACATACTATGGTATCCTAGCCAGCACAAGGCAGTTTATCGAGTAGATGATCGTGTCTCAAACACATCCGGAAATGGTTTATACGATTTCCTTCCTTTTCGAGCAACGACTTCACTTGCACTGGAGGTTATAAGAACGGCAG AGGAGAACCAAGAATCCAAAAGTGATGCTGATGGGAAATGCTCTGGTGCAAAGTTGGTCACATCTGGGCTCCTATCCAGTGCTTATGGTTTGACAAACAATG GTATGATCTTTACTGGATATCCTGTGATTGGATATCAGAACCGGCTTCAAGCATCTGGAACTTGCCTTGATAGTcttcaagattcaagaatcACGGCATGCGCATGGGACTTAAGGATCAAGGGCGAGTTTTTTCATCAAACAACCTTCAGCATCAGCTTGTCCGTGGCCCAAAGCTTCATTCAAGACGTGCAGAAGCTAGTTGAGATTGAACCCAAATCCCTCTGTGGAGTAGAAATCTACAATGGAATCCTAATGCGCTATGTCACCGCATCAACTGCTTACCTTGGCAAACAAGAAGATGCAATTGACTTCGacatcacttattaccggagCAAGGACCCCATGACGCCTAGGCTCCATGAAGGCATACTTGAAGAAATAGAGCAATTGGCACTGTTTAAGTACGGGGCACTGCCGCATTGGGGAAAGAATAGGAACATAGCCTTTGCTGGAGTGATGAAGAAGTACAAAAATGGTAAGGAGTTCTTGAGGGTTAAGGAAGTGTATGACCCAGTGGGGCTATTCTCTAGTGAATGGAGTGACCAGGTCCTTGGAATTAAGGGTGAGGTGAACTTAGTCATGGAGGGCTGTGCGCTAGAAGGGCTGTGCATTTGCTCAGAGGACATTCATTGTGCCCCAAGCCAGgcctatttctgtagacctggCAAAGTGTTTAGGGATGCAAGGGTTTGCACACCTTGA
- the LOC133717290 gene encoding probable L-gulonolactone oxidase 6 yields the protein MGMLGLVIRVNCLFLLLFLVCSTPPEDHIKCSSSNNTNCTITNSYGIFPDRTVCKATSVSYPSTEEELVKVVADATKNKKSMKVATRYSHSIPKLVCPRGEDGLIISTNNLNRVVKVDVEGMTMTVESGVTLRQVISEAAKVGLALPYAPYWWGLTVGGLLGTGAHGSTLWAKGSSVHDYVVGLRIVSPGGPEDGYVKVRSLSQGDKDLNAAKVSLGVLGVISQVTLNLQPMFKRSITYLSKNDSDLGDQVLKFGKQHEFADILWYPSQHKAVYRVDDRISSNTSGNGLYDFLPFRATPSLALAVIRTAEENQESKSDADGKCSGAKLVTSGLLSDAYGLTNNGIIFTGYPVIGYQNRLQASGTCLDGLQDSRITACAWDSRIKGEFFHQTTFSISLSVAKSFIQDVQKLVEIEPKSLCGVEIYNGILMRYVTASTAYLGKQVDAIDFDITYYRSKDPMTPRLHEGILEEIEQLALFKYGALPHWGKNRNIAFDGVMKKYKNGKEFLRVKEVYDPMGLFSSEWSDQVLGIKGEVNLVKEGCALEGLCICSQDIHCAPSKGYFCTPGKVFRDARICTPNHNSTRTTSN from the exons ACTGCACCATCACAAACTCCTACGGCATCTTCCCCGATCGAACTGTCTGTAAAGCGACTAGTGTATCATACCCTAGTACGGAGGAAGAACTCGTTAAGGTAGTGGCTGATGCAACCAAGAACAAGAAGAGCATGAAGGTGGCGACTCGTTACTCCCACAGCATTCCCAAGCTGGTTTGCCCGCGCGGCGAAGATGGGCTGATCATAAGCACCAACAACCTCAACCGTGTGGTTAAGGTCGACGTTGAAGGGATGACGATGACGGTGGAGAGCGGCGTGACGCTTAGGCAGGTGATCAGTGAGGCTGCCAAGGTTGGCTTGGCGTTGCCTTACGCACCATATTGGTGGGGGCTAACTGTCGGTGGGTTGCTAGGGACTGGTGCGCATGGAAGCACATTATGGGCTAAGGGAAGCTCTGTTCATGATTATGTGGTGGGACTTAGGATTGTGAGTCCAGGAGGGCCCGAAGATGGTTATGTCAAGGTGAGAAGTCTCAGTCAAGGTGATAAAGATCTTAATGCAGCTAAGGTTTCACTTGGAGTCTTAGGAGTAATATCACAG GTTACTCTAAACCTACAACCCATGTTCAAGAGGTCCATCACATATTTGAGCAAGAACGATTCTGACTTGGGAGATCAAGTGCTTAAGTTTGGCAAGCAGCATGAGTTTGCGGACATACTATGGTATCCTAGCCAGCACAAGGCAGTTTATCGAGTAGATGATCGTATCTCCTCAAACACATCCGGAAATGGTTTATATGATTTCCTTCCTTTTCGAGCAACACCTTCACTTGCACTGGCAGTTATAAGAACGGCAG AAGAGAACCAAGAATCAAAAAGCGATGCTGATGGGAAATGCTCTGGGGCAAAGTTAGTCACATCTGGGCTTCTATCCGATGCTTATGGTTTGACAAACAATG GTATAATCTTTACTGGATATCCTGTGATTGGATATCAGAACCGGCTTCAAGCATCTGGAACTTGCCTTGATGGTcttcaagattcaagaatcACAGCATGCGCATGGGACTCAAGGATCAAGGGCGAGTTTTTTCATCAAACAACCTTCAGCATCAGCTTGTCCGTGGCCAAAAGCTTCATTCAAGACGTGCAGAAGCTAGTTGAGATTGAACCCAAATCCCTCTGTGGAGTAGAAATCTACAATGGAATCCTAATGCGCTATGTCACCGCATCAACTGCTTACCTTGGCAAACAAGTAGATGCAATTGACTTCGACATCACTTATTACCGAAGCAAGGACCCCATGACGCCTAGGCTCCATGAAGGCATACTTGAAGAAATAGAGCAATTGGCACTGTTTAAGTACGGAGCATTGCCACATTGGGGAAAGAATAGGAACATAGCCTTTGATGGGGTGATGAAGAAGTACAAAAATGGTAAGGAGTTCTTGAGGGTTAAGGAAGTGTATGACCCAATGGGGCTATTCTCAAGTGAATGGAGTGACCAGGTCCTTGGAATTAAGGGTGAGGTTAACTTAGTCAAGGAAGGGTGCGCCCTAGAAGGGTTGTGCATTTGCTCACAAGACATTCATTGTGCCCCAAGCAAGGGCTACTTCTGTACACCGGGGAAAGTATTTAGGGATGCAAGGATCTGTACTCCGAATCATAATTCGACAAGAACCACAAGTAACTAG